The Amycolatopsis viridis genome window below encodes:
- a CDS encoding sensor histidine kinase translates to MSPPRAASYLGTLLRRGAPAMAGVTGGLDDLEVADPAPAAPLRRMRRIAGPVEPAAPDNLLLRATRYVAMVPLAYRILAVTGALVAFLADGHGGVAPVVAVAACLIAWNVFGLTWLFRSAPFHDRAAGRLLVLDVLATIAANLVVGAAVPQPAFAAAMQVPGKHLLGAVALLTLALGAGYGLALMLLGVPLAGLAWLLNTGVFNVKQAVAGLPTMIGVLVTATGALILLGLGTRLALAYGIRHGREAERARQHRMLHDTVLQTLETIALPGTGSSEHQLSEIRRLARAQAIEVRQAIEGADGSGALGEKLAALAAEMARDGLRAQLVMAELDADTLSEVRQIAIRDAAREALRNTLKHSGTDRVVVRAEDRDGGVAVIIRDHGTGFDAADRPPGFGISQSITARLAEAGGQAQVESSPGGGTRVTLWMPR, encoded by the coding sequence ATGTCCCCACCGCGCGCGGCCAGTTACCTCGGCACCTTGCTGCGGCGCGGTGCACCCGCGATGGCCGGGGTGACCGGCGGGCTGGACGACCTCGAGGTCGCCGACCCCGCACCGGCCGCCCCGCTGCGGCGAATGCGGCGGATCGCCGGCCCGGTCGAACCGGCGGCGCCGGACAACCTGCTGCTGCGGGCCACCCGGTACGTCGCGATGGTCCCCCTCGCCTACCGGATTCTGGCGGTGACCGGGGCGCTGGTCGCGTTCCTCGCCGACGGCCACGGCGGCGTGGCGCCGGTGGTGGCGGTCGCCGCATGCTTGATCGCGTGGAACGTGTTCGGGCTGACCTGGTTGTTCCGGTCCGCGCCGTTCCACGACCGCGCCGCCGGACGGTTGCTGGTGCTCGACGTGCTGGCCACCATCGCGGCGAACCTGGTGGTCGGGGCGGCCGTCCCCCAGCCGGCGTTCGCGGCGGCGATGCAGGTGCCGGGCAAGCACCTGCTCGGCGCGGTCGCGCTGCTCACCCTCGCGCTCGGCGCCGGCTACGGGCTGGCGTTGATGCTGCTCGGCGTCCCCCTCGCGGGGCTGGCCTGGCTCCTGAACACCGGCGTGTTCAACGTGAAACAAGCCGTCGCCGGGCTGCCGACGATGATCGGGGTGCTGGTCACCGCGACGGGCGCGCTGATCCTGCTCGGCCTCGGCACCCGGCTCGCGCTGGCCTACGGCATCCGGCACGGCCGCGAGGCCGAACGGGCACGGCAGCACCGGATGCTGCACGACACGGTGCTGCAAACACTGGAGACGATCGCGTTGCCCGGCACGGGCAGCAGCGAACACCAGCTCAGCGAGATCCGACGACTGGCCCGCGCCCAGGCGATCGAGGTGCGGCAGGCGATCGAGGGCGCGGACGGCAGCGGTGCCCTCGGCGAGAAACTGGCGGCTCTGGCCGCGGAGATGGCCCGCGACGGACTGCGCGCCCAGCTGGTGATGGCGGAGCTCGACGCGGACACCCTGAGCGAGGTGCGGCAGATCGCCATCCGGGACGCGGCACGCGAGGCGTTGCGGAACACGTTGAAGCACTCCGGCACCGACCGGGTCGTCGTCCGCGCAGAAGACCGGGACGGCGGCGTCGCGGTGATCATCCGCGACCACGGCACCGGCTTCGACGCGGCGGACCGCCCCCCGGGTTTCGGCATCAGCCAGTCGATCACCGCCCGCCTGGCCGAGGCCGGCGGTCAGGCCCAGGTCGAGTCCAGCCCCGGCGGCGGCACTCGCGTGACGCTCTGGATGCCGCGATGA
- a CDS encoding ADP-ribosylglycohydrolase family protein, whose amino-acid sequence MEAAEAVAQVEGWLREVHGPGADLRVDHAHLVRRPEGWYVPYNSTGYLDRGDLGERIVPPPALIVRTPEGDLRHASPVSGGLSIPAQYPGRDHWAEMVDPEYAGAGLGRLGVPLEAIMGWRRHLPDGTATGDTRPNPEYRTGPSRRGYPMPWTTLDQLVEFRHVGWLDQRKFVLGLLQESVLVPLAGGHVRHQSVRDGRRTVELWTSSRFFPPGSREWFWLDPVTLLDHVPEADLVIHGPWQLPVEVTTEEIRAAHAEFPRHGDKIEVTGECVEGSAELRRWAADTAARIGLPEPVPLPVDAGDSARAHGFELTTDECYRVVTGRTWVRRMSMALPPRPPHDPSAFGLAPGYDDDGRPVLRVDSFGKFAEVGQDTNFSWQRLLGAYVGFALGEALGAPVDRLSQAEIVRAHGPDQLTDLIPAFAAPGQAGPLTQRLLFLTEAFLRGGVDAVPEATARWRYTQGKPVPDVAGWLPQLSELHAVRDPDPADLRSGPVVLLGALPGVLTVGGPGAVPFGASEAAVRAFAALPESDENDLTFAVFLGLLLERSLERQFSPALWVSVGRVLRDREGPRWDAVRELAQQSVIAVPERGMYRIPEPEAIGDGLDTASVLGRALAAVTGFENNPQVALLRAVNHSGRSALTGAVAGALLGARNGVPGLPQKWVDQLELRPLIERVVTDVARRFEGIPEGEEQQRWLRRYPAIRP is encoded by the coding sequence GTGGAAGCGGCAGAAGCGGTCGCGCAGGTCGAGGGGTGGCTGCGCGAGGTCCACGGGCCGGGGGCGGACCTGCGCGTCGATCACGCCCATCTCGTCCGGCGCCCGGAAGGCTGGTACGTCCCCTACAACTCGACCGGCTACCTCGACCGCGGCGACCTCGGCGAGCGGATCGTGCCGCCGCCGGCCCTCATCGTCCGGACCCCGGAGGGCGACCTGCGGCACGCCTCGCCCGTCAGCGGCGGGCTGAGCATCCCCGCCCAGTACCCGGGCCGCGACCACTGGGCCGAGATGGTCGACCCCGAGTACGCGGGCGCCGGCCTGGGCCGCCTCGGGGTGCCGCTGGAGGCGATCATGGGCTGGCGGCGCCACCTGCCGGACGGCACGGCGACCGGCGATACCCGGCCCAACCCGGAGTACCGGACCGGCCCGAGCCGCCGGGGTTACCCGATGCCGTGGACCACGCTGGACCAGCTCGTCGAGTTCCGCCACGTCGGGTGGCTCGACCAGCGGAAGTTCGTCCTCGGGTTGCTCCAGGAGAGCGTCCTGGTGCCGCTGGCCGGCGGCCACGTGCGGCACCAGTCGGTCCGGGACGGCCGCCGAACGGTCGAGCTGTGGACGTCGTCGCGCTTCTTCCCGCCGGGCAGCCGCGAATGGTTCTGGCTGGACCCCGTCACGCTCCTCGACCACGTGCCGGAAGCCGACCTGGTCATCCACGGCCCGTGGCAGCTGCCGGTCGAGGTGACCACCGAGGAGATCCGCGCGGCGCACGCGGAGTTCCCGCGCCACGGCGACAAGATCGAGGTCACCGGCGAGTGCGTGGAGGGTTCCGCGGAGCTCCGGCGCTGGGCGGCCGACACCGCGGCCCGGATCGGCCTGCCCGAACCGGTGCCGCTGCCCGTCGATGCGGGCGACAGCGCGCGTGCCCACGGCTTCGAGCTCACCACCGACGAGTGCTACCGGGTGGTCACCGGACGAACGTGGGTGCGGCGCATGAGCATGGCGCTGCCGCCGCGGCCGCCGCACGACCCGAGCGCGTTCGGCCTGGCCCCGGGGTACGACGACGACGGCAGGCCCGTGCTGCGGGTGGATTCGTTCGGCAAGTTCGCCGAGGTCGGGCAGGACACCAACTTCAGCTGGCAGCGGCTGCTCGGCGCGTACGTGGGGTTCGCGCTGGGCGAGGCGCTCGGCGCTCCGGTGGACCGGCTCAGCCAGGCGGAGATCGTGCGCGCGCACGGGCCGGACCAGCTGACCGACCTGATCCCGGCGTTCGCCGCGCCCGGGCAGGCCGGGCCGCTCACCCAGCGGCTGCTGTTCCTCACCGAGGCGTTCCTGCGCGGCGGCGTGGACGCGGTGCCCGAGGCGACCGCCCGGTGGCGGTACACGCAGGGCAAGCCGGTGCCGGACGTCGCGGGGTGGCTGCCGCAGCTGAGCGAGCTGCACGCCGTGCGTGACCCCGACCCGGCCGACCTGCGCTCGGGTCCGGTGGTGCTGCTCGGCGCCCTGCCCGGCGTGCTCACCGTGGGCGGCCCGGGCGCGGTCCCCTTCGGTGCGTCCGAGGCCGCGGTGCGGGCCTTCGCTGCGCTGCCCGAATCGGACGAGAACGACCTGACGTTCGCCGTGTTCCTCGGCCTGCTGCTCGAACGGTCGCTGGAACGCCAGTTCAGCCCGGCGCTGTGGGTGTCGGTGGGGCGGGTGCTGCGGGACCGGGAGGGGCCGCGCTGGGACGCGGTGCGGGAGCTGGCCCAACAGTCGGTGATCGCCGTCCCGGAGCGGGGCATGTACCGCATCCCCGAGCCGGAGGCGATCGGCGACGGCCTGGACACGGCGTCCGTCCTCGGTCGCGCGCTCGCCGCGGTGACCGGGTTCGAGAACAACCCGCAGGTCGCGCTGCTGCGCGCGGTGAACCACTCCGGGCGCAGCGCCCTGACCGGCGCGGTCGCGGGTGCGTTGCTCGGGGCCCGCAACGGGGTGCCCGGCCTGCCGCAGAAGTGGGTGGACCAGCTGGAGCTGCGTCCGCTGATCGAGCGGGTCGTCACCGACGTGGCCCGCAGGTTCGAGGGGATCCCGGAGGGGGAGGAACAGCAGCGATGGCTTCGGCGCTATCCGGCGATCCGGCCGTGA
- a CDS encoding TNT domain-containing protein: MEPYRPLLVRIGTLARADAPPGWERIELHFRQIGDHAELEPIAFAHGSGRTYPAAAELITAFGELRRAMSEPGAGAWLQARYALHPSGEFDLDVSTTARPWWQLPPDDLCAALEAELEAFPRAPEHLPDWWRRAAGWPLATTFRHARVVDSGEDGAPVLGRPPVPEDEVPALLRYLESQPAVLVGSGLGPDIFSGGSESDVPESYHTDGTWIWHASVPHYLRKYGTPPEPDFLAHIRDLDFQPPYVDKVTRRTAAADLLGRSRPRADPAEALPTSGDIAAELETSTDPALEDAALLVVLAQRLAEHGVWPAAYRLAARADGAWCLNPTDRGWEVARYAGDVPVHPQYFERAEDAVQHLLGALLLHPARMTGGAETPLETSAELADWPIQPADGEPPLTLLRNKRVVRLPAATVVLRFGDESGNLVHHDETRFPATSLPIERDRAERRYRLRRTLAVVLGIAIPWANLPGGGVAYVLPKPLSEHLADGSLERIE, translated from the coding sequence ATGGAGCCGTATCGCCCGTTGCTCGTGCGGATCGGCACGCTCGCCCGCGCCGACGCACCGCCCGGATGGGAACGGATCGAGCTGCACTTCCGCCAGATCGGTGACCACGCGGAGCTGGAGCCGATCGCGTTCGCCCACGGTTCCGGGCGCACCTACCCGGCGGCGGCCGAGCTGATCACGGCGTTCGGCGAGCTGCGGCGGGCGATGTCCGAGCCGGGCGCAGGCGCCTGGCTCCAGGCCCGGTACGCGCTGCACCCGTCGGGCGAGTTCGACCTGGACGTGAGCACCACCGCCCGGCCGTGGTGGCAGCTGCCGCCGGACGACCTGTGCGCCGCGCTCGAGGCAGAGCTGGAAGCGTTTCCCCGCGCCCCGGAGCACCTGCCGGACTGGTGGCGGCGTGCCGCCGGGTGGCCGCTGGCCACGACGTTCCGGCACGCCCGGGTGGTCGACTCCGGCGAGGACGGCGCCCCGGTGCTGGGACGTCCGCCGGTGCCCGAGGACGAGGTCCCCGCGCTCCTGCGGTACCTGGAAAGCCAGCCCGCGGTGCTGGTCGGCAGCGGTCTCGGCCCGGACATCTTCAGCGGTGGCAGCGAGTCCGACGTGCCGGAGAGCTACCACACCGACGGCACGTGGATCTGGCACGCGTCGGTGCCGCACTACCTGCGCAAGTACGGCACGCCACCGGAGCCGGACTTCCTCGCGCACATCCGGGACCTGGACTTCCAGCCGCCCTATGTCGACAAGGTCACTCGGCGTACGGCGGCGGCCGACCTGCTCGGCCGGTCCCGGCCCAGGGCCGATCCCGCCGAAGCACTGCCGACCAGCGGGGACATCGCGGCCGAGCTGGAGACGAGCACCGACCCGGCGCTGGAGGACGCCGCTCTGCTGGTGGTGCTGGCGCAACGGCTCGCCGAGCACGGCGTGTGGCCCGCCGCCTACCGGCTGGCCGCGCGCGCCGACGGCGCGTGGTGCCTGAACCCGACCGACCGCGGCTGGGAGGTCGCCCGCTACGCCGGTGACGTGCCGGTGCACCCGCAGTACTTCGAGCGGGCCGAGGACGCCGTGCAGCACCTGCTCGGAGCCCTGTTGCTGCACCCGGCGCGGATGACCGGCGGAGCCGAGACACCGCTGGAGACCTCCGCCGAGCTCGCGGACTGGCCGATCCAGCCCGCCGACGGTGAACCGCCGCTGACCCTCCTGCGCAACAAGCGCGTCGTCCGCCTGCCCGCGGCGACGGTGGTGCTGCGCTTCGGCGACGAGAGCGGCAACCTGGTCCACCACGACGAGACCCGTTTCCCGGCGACCTCGCTGCCCATCGAGCGGGATCGCGCGGAGCGGCGCTACCGGCTCCGGCGCACCCTCGCGGTCGTGCTCGGCATCGCGATCCCGTGGGCGAACCTGCCCGGCGGTGGCGTCGCGTACGTCCTGCCGAAACCGCTGAGCGAGCACCTGGCCGACGGAAGCCTGGAAAGGATCGAGTAG
- a CDS encoding TNT domain-containing protein, protein MRYRVELAHRPDGLHAVWRGRVFPAERSSADGTVLLVTPAGEDAPAGFDEEFSGRPAKVVPEADIAVAFSLQTHCLFDDDLYRIAPGDGLTLRWNGTDEVRARQLGLREFTTTATEAGITAIWQERHDFPTGPRPPVEAAPEDLVRDIARQLRVVVPDGWERIAAQFRQVGNYAEIEVRAAGEGESVSLPASPRLGQLFSDLRAAMHQPGAGTWCTGTLTLVAPAEFSFDYDSAAEPNWRRSPVGRPTAGVYEAELAQFPRERDQVPDWLAARAGLPVHVAFRHAAVVDAPGEPPVVNRQALPAEEARALFDYLFRAPVAVSTPNRLPDLFAPAGPPDTPDAFHTDGVWIWAAAVPHYLRKYGLPPQPELVEHIRAQGYRVPSVPAHLRAAAEAELLGKPLPPQPDAGNADAVTRAERGEDPPYGLRASEVLTVLERRLAEHGITPSAYRIGERADGAWSLRRTEQGWEVTAPNGAAATTCARVEEAARFLLGSLLLYPVHAVDDSGEWPVAPLRGEPPLTLYRAKRLVTLPTGTTLVRFGTETGNLLHEEHARFAETSLLPDREAQRARYRVARPLRVLTGVTMSWGVLPGGAVAYFLPHPIGQHVETGALERL, encoded by the coding sequence GTGCGGTATCGAGTCGAGCTGGCGCATCGCCCGGACGGGTTGCACGCCGTGTGGCGGGGGCGCGTCTTCCCGGCGGAACGTTCCAGCGCGGACGGCACCGTCCTGCTCGTGACACCAGCCGGCGAGGACGCGCCCGCGGGCTTCGACGAGGAGTTCTCCGGCCGGCCGGCGAAGGTCGTGCCGGAAGCCGACATCGCCGTGGCGTTCAGCCTGCAGACGCACTGCCTCTTCGACGACGACCTCTACCGCATCGCCCCGGGCGACGGGTTGACCCTGCGCTGGAACGGGACCGACGAGGTCCGCGCGCGGCAGCTCGGGTTGCGCGAGTTCACCACCACGGCGACGGAAGCCGGGATCACCGCGATCTGGCAGGAACGGCACGACTTCCCGACCGGGCCGCGCCCGCCGGTCGAGGCGGCCCCCGAGGACCTGGTGCGTGACATCGCGCGGCAGCTGCGCGTGGTCGTCCCGGACGGCTGGGAGCGCATCGCGGCGCAGTTCCGGCAGGTCGGGAACTACGCCGAGATCGAGGTGCGCGCGGCCGGCGAGGGCGAGTCGGTGTCGCTGCCCGCGTCGCCACGGCTCGGTCAGCTGTTCAGCGACCTGCGGGCCGCGATGCACCAGCCGGGTGCGGGCACCTGGTGCACGGGCACCTTGACGCTGGTCGCGCCCGCCGAGTTCAGCTTCGACTACGACTCGGCGGCGGAACCGAACTGGCGCCGGAGCCCGGTCGGCCGCCCAACAGCCGGCGTGTACGAGGCCGAGCTGGCGCAGTTCCCGCGCGAGCGCGACCAGGTTCCGGACTGGCTGGCGGCGAGGGCCGGGCTGCCGGTCCACGTGGCGTTCCGGCACGCGGCCGTCGTGGACGCACCGGGCGAGCCACCGGTGGTCAACCGGCAGGCCCTGCCAGCGGAAGAGGCCCGCGCGCTGTTCGACTACCTCTTCCGCGCACCGGTTGCGGTCAGCACACCGAACCGGCTGCCCGACCTGTTCGCCCCCGCCGGCCCGCCGGACACACCGGACGCCTTCCACACCGACGGGGTGTGGATCTGGGCTGCCGCGGTACCGCACTACCTGCGAAAATACGGGCTGCCGCCGCAACCGGAGCTGGTCGAGCACATCCGTGCGCAGGGCTACCGGGTGCCGAGCGTGCCCGCGCACCTGCGGGCCGCAGCGGAGGCCGAGCTACTGGGCAAACCGCTGCCACCGCAACCGGATGCCGGGAACGCCGACGCGGTGACGCGCGCCGAGCGCGGCGAGGACCCGCCGTACGGCTTGCGGGCTTCCGAGGTGCTGACCGTGCTGGAGCGCCGGCTGGCCGAGCACGGGATCACGCCGTCGGCGTACCGGATCGGCGAGCGGGCCGACGGCGCGTGGAGCCTGCGGCGGACGGAGCAGGGCTGGGAGGTGACCGCCCCGAACGGAGCGGCCGCGACGACGTGCGCGCGAGTCGAGGAGGCGGCGCGGTTCCTGCTCGGCTCGCTGCTGCTCTACCCGGTGCACGCGGTGGACGATTCGGGCGAGTGGCCGGTCGCCCCGCTGCGCGGCGAGCCCCCGCTGACGCTCTACCGCGCGAAACGGCTGGTCACGCTGCCCACGGGAACGACATTGGTCCGGTTCGGCACCGAGACGGGGAACCTGCTGCACGAGGAGCACGCGCGGTTCGCCGAGACGTCCCTGCTGCCGGATCGGGAGGCGCAGCGGGCGCGGTACCGCGTGGCGCGCCCGCTGCGCGTGCTGACCGGCGTGACCATGTCGTGGGGGGTGCTGCCCGGTGGGGCGGTGGCGTACTTCCTGCCGCACCCCATCGGACAGCACGTCGAAACCGGCGCGCTGGAGCGGCTCTAG